In Melanotaenia boesemani isolate fMelBoe1 chromosome 18, fMelBoe1.pri, whole genome shotgun sequence, the following proteins share a genomic window:
- the pan3 gene encoding PAN2-PAN3 deadenylation complex subunit PAN3, whose product MNSGLPPSAAPLGGAGISNVKVKFCRYYAKDKTCFYGDECQFLHEDPSMPSLPLHGGSSPVPLPMAGGGGTPAGYSLGGTATACPGGGGTGVPKKSETLGPAGTSLEGQLLTIPGMEGASLSDANLTNSYFSSSFIGVNGFGSPAESKYSMMQRMTTSSSSPSLLNDGAKNFSHSTHDPVNSPTSSLFSDFGALSISQRRKAPNPAATEFIPKGAPRMATLAQSAVQAFPSPLFTHPGLSSSTAAALAPGMSLSAGSSPLHSPKITPHTSPAPRRRSHTPNPANYMVPTTASDQGSHIIQKETVGGTTYFYTDNTPAPMAGMVFPTYHIYPSTAPHVAYMQPKANAPSFFMTDELRQELINRHLITMAQIDHSENPDVPSEVDSYHSLFPLEPLPPPNRMQKTSNFSYITSCYKAVNSKDDLPYCLRRIHGFRLVNTKCMMLVDMWKKIQHSNAVTLREVFTTKAFGDHSLVFSYDFHAGAETMFSRHFNDPAADSYFTKRKWGQHEPPPPRQHAGLLPESLIWAYIVQLSSALRTIHTAGLACRVMDPSKILITGKTRLRVNCVGVFDVLTFDNSQTNHLALMPQYQQADLVSLGKVVLALACNSLAGIQRENLQKAMELVSINYSSDLKNLILYLLTEQSRLRSVNDIMPMIGARFYTQLDASQMRNDVIEEDLAKEVQNGRLFRLLAKLGTINERPEFQKDPTWSETGDRYLLKLFRDHLFHQVTEAGTPWIDLSHIVSCLNKLDAGVPEKISLVSRDEKSVLVVTYSDLKRCFDSTFQELQAAAAGSL is encoded by the exons ATGAACAGTGGACTCCCACCTTCAGCTGCTCCGCTCGGGGGTGCCGGGATATCTAATGTCAAGGTGAAATTTTGCCGATATTACGCTAAGGACAAAACCTGCTTTTATGGAGATGAATGTCAGTTCCTGCACGAGGATCCGTCCATGCCAAGCCTGCCGCTGCACGGCGGTAGTAGCCCCGTCCCTTTGCCCATGGCCGGGGGTGGCGGGACTCCAGCGGGATATTCTCTTGGGGGCACGGCGACGGCCTGCCCGGGCGGTGGAGGAACCGGTGTGCCCAAGAAAAGTGAAACATTGGGGCCTGCAGGCACATCTCTGGAAGGGCAACTGCTGACCA TCCCAGGGATGGAGGGTGCAAGCCTGAGTGATGCCAATCTTACCAACTCTTacttcagcagcagctttattGGGGTCAATGGGTTTGGAAGCCCAGCAGAGTCAAAATATTCAATGATGCAG CGTATGACTACCAGCAGCAGTTCTCCCAGTCTCCTCAATGATGGTGCCAAGAATTTCAGCCACAGCACTCACG ATCCAGTGAACTCCCCGACATCCTCACTGTTCAGTGATTTTGGTGCTCTTAGcatttctcaaaggagaaag GCTCCTAACCCAGCAGCAACTGAGTTTATCCCCAAGGGAGCTCCACGCATGGCCACTTTGGCACAGTCTGCTGTTCAGGCCTTTCCCTCACCTCTCTTCACGCATCCTGGTCTCAGCAGCTCCACGGCTGCTGCTCTAGCGCCAG GCATGTCTTTGTCTGCTGGATCGTCTCCTCTCCACTCCCCAAAAATTACACCTCACACCTCACCTGCTCCTCGTCGGCGAAGTCACACCCCGAACCCCGCCAACTACATGGTGCCCACCACTGCGTCTGACCAGGGTTCACACATTATCCAGAAAGAGACTGTAGGGGGAACTACCTACTTCTACACAGACAACACTCCAGCACCAATGGCTGGGATG GTGTTTCCTACCTACCATATATATCCCTCCACAGCACCCCATGTGGCTTATATGCAGCCAAAAGCCAATGCCCCGTCCTTTTTCATGACTGATGAGCTCCGACAG GAGTTGATTAACAGACATCTTATAACCATGGCCCAAATTGATCACTCAGAGAACCCAG ATGTACCATCTGAAGTGGACAGCTACCATAGCCTGTTCCCCCTTGAGCCCCTACCCCCACCAAACCGAATGCAGAAGACCAGCAACTTCAGCTACATCACCTCCTGTTACAAGGCTGTCAACAGCAAGGATGACCTGCCTTACTGCCTGAGGAGGATACATG GTTTCCGCCTTGTTAACACCAAGTGCATGATGTTGGTGGACATGTGGAAGAAGATTCAGCACTCAAATGCTGTAACATTGAGAGAGGTCTTCACCACTAAGGCCTTTGGAGACCATT CGCTAGTTTTCTCATATGACTTCCACGCAGGTGCAGAGACGATGTTCAGCAGACATTTCAATGATCCAGCAGCAGACTCATACTTCACCAAGAGGAAGTGGG GGCAACATGAACCTCCACCACCACGACAGCATGCAGGTCTGCTGCCTGAGTCTCTGATCTGGGCCTACATTGTCCAGCTCAGCTCAGCCTTGCGGACCATCCACACTGCTGGCCTGGCCTGTCGGGTGATGGACCCCAGCAAGATTCTTATCACTGGCAAGACCAG GTTACGGGTGAATTGTGTAGGGGTGTTTGATGTCTTAACGTTTGACAACAGTCAAACCAACCATCTTGCCCTGATGCCACAGTACCAG CAAGCAGATCTCGTGTCGCTGGGCAAGGTGGTGCTGGCTTTGGCCTGTAATTCCCTGGCTGGCATTCAAAGGGAGAACTTGCAGAAGGCCATGGAGCTGGTGTCTATTAACTACTCTTCAGACCTCAAGAACCTCATTCT ATACCTGCTGACTGAACAGTCTCGCCTGCGCAGCGTCAATGACATCATGCCGATGATTGGAGCCCGGTTCTACACACAACTGGATGCATCGCAGATGCGGAATGATGTCATAGAGGAAGACTTGGCCAAG gagGTGCAAAATGGTCGTCTCTTCCGCCTCCTCGCCAAACTGGGCACCATTAACGAGCGGCCAGA GTTTCAGAAGGACCCAACATGGTCAGAGACGGGTGACCGCTACCTGTTGAAGCTTTTCCGGGATCACCTGTTTCACCAGGTGACAGAAGCAGGGACACCCTGGATTGACCTCAGCCACATTGTCTCCTGCCTCAACAAG CTGGACGCGGGGGTTCCTGAGAAGATCAGCCTGGTGTCTCGGGATGAGAAAAGTGTCCTGGTTGTGACATATTCGGACCTGAAGCGCTGCTTCGACAGTACCTtccaggagctgcaggctgctgctgctggctctCTGTAG